A single region of the Vicia villosa cultivar HV-30 ecotype Madison, WI linkage group LG4, Vvil1.0, whole genome shotgun sequence genome encodes:
- the LOC131599580 gene encoding chitinase 2-like — MSKLIFREYIGVKPSSTNLHDFPTDIINSKISDFHFILGFASEGYENGKGNGIFKEAWDVEFFGLEKVKKLKENNPKVKVVISIGGRDVETPFDPAEEEIWIRQAVNSLKAIIQKYKNDSNPNRNLIDGIDINYQHIAESTTESLFSHCLGEVITKLKRDSDLNIDVVSIAPSEKNQSHYRRLYWDNAKMINWVDYQFYNQIKTISSPAEFVELYNNVANEYGPNKVLPGVSTDPDDTKNTKISRENFIAGCILLKQSSTLPGVFFWNANDSAVPLPGGKEGFLLERFWQSLVTE; from the coding sequence ATGTCTAAGCTTATCTTTCGTGAATACATTGGTGTGAAGCCATCCTCAACAAACTTACATGATTTTCCAACTGATATCATCAACTCCAAAATCTCCGATTTCCACTTCATTTTAGGCTTTGCCAGTGAGGGATACGAAAATGGAAAAGGCAACGGAATTTTCAAAGAAGCTTGGGATGTTGAATTCTTTGGTctagaaaaagtaaaaaaattgaaggaaaatAATCCAAAGGTAAAAGTGGTAATAAGTATTGGCGGTCGTGATGTTGAAACTCCATTCGATCCTGCtgaggaagaaatatggattaggcAGGCGGTAAACTCACTCAAAGCGATCATCCAAAAATACAAGAATGATAGCAACCCAAACCGCAACTTAATCGATGGCATTGACATTAATTATCAACACATCGCCGAATCTACTACTGAAAGCCTTTTTAGCCACTGCTTAGGCGAAGTTATAACAAAACTCAAGAGAGATTCTGATCTAAATATCGACGTGGTGTCGATTGCTCCATCTGAGAAAAACCAATCCCACTACCGAAGATTGTATTGGGATAACGCTAAAATGATCAACTGGGTTGACTACCAATTCTACAATCAAATAAAAACTATATCCTCTCCTGCTGAATTTGTAGAACTCTATAATAATGTAGCAAATGAATACGGCCCTAATAAAGTCCTTCCAGGAGTTAGCACCGACCCGGATGACACTAAGAATACTAAGATTTCACGAGAGAATTTCATTGCTGGTTGCATACTTCTCAAACAAAGCTCAACACTACCTGGTGTTTTTTTCTGGAATGCTAATGACTCTGCGGTTCCTCTTCCTGGTGGAAAAGAAGGTTTCCTCCTAGAGCGTTTCTGGCAAAGCCTTGTCACAGAATAA